From a region of the Pseudoxanthomonas sp. X-1 genome:
- a CDS encoding peptidylprolyl isomerase, translated as MPASTRLTAALLIALLPAVAAGADAPAKKPYRSGQQILDASPASDWRTLDPARTLYLELATGRVVIELAPAFAPEHVANISTLAHEHFWDGTSIYRSQDNFVVQFGDVDGEDPAKAKSLGSAKTHLPAEFHRSAKGLAFQALPDSDGWARQVGFVDGFPAARDGADGKAWLAHCYGTLGAGRNNADDSSIGAELYVVIGQSPRQLDDNITVVGRVVKGMELLSTIRRGPDPMGFYTDPAQRTPIRSIRLASEVPAAERTPLELLRTDSQTFHDVVEAKRNRVDDFYKRPAGHIDLCNVPLPVRTPGSQK; from the coding sequence ATGCCCGCTTCCACCCGTCTCACCGCCGCGCTGCTGATCGCGTTGTTGCCTGCCGTGGCCGCGGGCGCGGACGCGCCGGCGAAGAAGCCCTATCGCAGCGGGCAGCAGATCCTCGACGCGTCGCCGGCCAGCGACTGGCGCACGCTGGATCCGGCGCGCACGCTCTACCTGGAACTGGCCACCGGCCGGGTGGTGATCGAACTGGCGCCGGCGTTCGCGCCCGAGCACGTCGCCAACATCAGCACGCTGGCCCACGAGCACTTCTGGGACGGCACCAGCATCTACCGCTCGCAGGACAACTTCGTGGTGCAGTTCGGCGACGTCGATGGCGAGGATCCGGCCAAGGCCAAGTCGCTGGGCAGTGCGAAGACGCATCTGCCGGCCGAGTTCCACCGCAGCGCCAAGGGCCTGGCGTTCCAGGCCCTGCCCGACAGCGACGGCTGGGCCCGGCAGGTCGGCTTCGTCGACGGGTTTCCGGCCGCGCGCGACGGTGCCGACGGCAAGGCCTGGCTGGCACACTGCTACGGCACGCTGGGCGCGGGCCGCAACAACGCCGACGACAGCAGCATCGGCGCCGAGCTGTACGTGGTCATCGGCCAGTCGCCGCGCCAGCTGGACGACAACATCACCGTGGTCGGCCGCGTGGTGAAGGGCATGGAGCTGCTGAGCACGATCCGGCGCGGCCCGGACCCGATGGGCTTCTACACCGACCCGGCGCAACGCACGCCGATCAGGTCGATCCGCCTGGCCAGCGAGGTGCCCGCCGCCGAGCGCACGCCGCTGGAGCTGCTGCGCACCGACAGCCAGACCTTCCACGATGTGGTCGAGGCCAAGCGCAACCGCGTGGACGATTTCTACAAGCGTCCGGCCGGGCATATCGACCTGTGCAACGTGCCGCTGCCGGTGCGTACGCCGGGAAGTCAGAAGTAG
- a CDS encoding DMT family transporter — MSHASPSAACPPTDTARDWRTPIELIVLGVIWGSSFLFMRVAAPHFGPYALVELRLCLGALVLLPFLWRDRARFPARRWPVLAGIGVLNSALPFLLFAWGAQHAPAAIGAITNAMTVLFTALIAFLFFGERIGTRRSVALLVGFIGVLVLATGKAGGLSVGPAALAGATASLLYGIGYNLVKRQMADLPPASSAAATLGCAALLLSPLAATHWPAAPVPSVAWACAGALGIVCTGLAYRVYYRLIQRIGPGRASTVTYLIPVFGALLAWAILGEPLTWTMLLAAVLILGSVAASQRAARR, encoded by the coding sequence ATGTCCCATGCCTCGCCTTCGGCCGCCTGCCCGCCCACCGACACCGCCCGCGACTGGCGCACGCCTATCGAACTGATCGTGCTGGGCGTGATCTGGGGTAGCTCGTTCCTGTTCATGCGCGTGGCCGCGCCGCATTTCGGGCCCTACGCCCTGGTCGAGCTGCGTTTGTGCCTGGGCGCGCTGGTGTTGCTGCCGTTCCTGTGGCGCGACCGGGCGCGGTTCCCCGCTAGGCGCTGGCCGGTGCTGGCCGGCATCGGGGTGCTGAACTCGGCGCTGCCCTTCCTGCTGTTCGCCTGGGGCGCGCAGCACGCGCCGGCGGCGATCGGCGCCATCACCAACGCGATGACCGTGCTGTTCACCGCGCTGATCGCGTTCCTGTTCTTCGGCGAGCGGATCGGCACGCGCCGCTCGGTTGCCCTGCTGGTCGGCTTCATCGGCGTGCTGGTGCTGGCCACCGGCAAGGCCGGCGGCCTGAGCGTGGGCCCGGCGGCGCTGGCCGGCGCCACCGCTTCGCTGCTGTACGGCATCGGCTACAACCTGGTGAAGCGGCAGATGGCCGACCTGCCGCCGGCCAGCTCGGCGGCGGCGACGCTGGGCTGCGCCGCCCTGCTGCTCTCGCCGCTGGCGGCGACGCACTGGCCCGCGGCGCCGGTGCCCAGCGTGGCCTGGGCCTGCGCCGGTGCGCTGGGCATCGTGTGCACCGGCCTGGCCTACCGCGTGTACTACCGCCTGATCCAGCGCATCGGTCCGGGGCGCGCGTCCACGGTGACCTATCTCATCCCGGTGTTCGGCGCGCTGCTGGCCTGGGCCATCCTGGGCGAGCCGCTGACCTGGACGATGCTGCTGGCGGCGGTGCTGATCCTGGGCAGCGTGGCGGCCAGCCAGCGTGCCGCCAGACGCTGA
- a CDS encoding LysR substrate-binding domain-containing protein has protein sequence MHLRPTLLPSLGVFAAAARHQNLAHAAEELHLTASAVSHHVRKLEALLGVSLFQRHARGVKLTPEGRQLADAATAALADVAAVAGALHPQSEVVPLKVTTLHSLAYCWLLPRLPRFCAAYPRVRVELDSSPAMARFDDNGPEIGIRYGSGDWPGITAHHLMDDELFPVASPALHGLREVSTPAQIAQLPLLADLGLQGWREWFREVGVHGAQLPIAHVFSDSTDVMRAAVYGLGAALARKHIALPYLQRYELVRLPGPAIRARFAYYAVHATHRTLSPAARLFMDWLKEQAKDTRTPMPAVPDELLGRAPG, from the coding sequence ATGCACCTGCGCCCGACCCTGCTGCCCTCGCTGGGCGTGTTCGCCGCCGCCGCCCGCCACCAGAACCTGGCGCATGCCGCCGAGGAGCTGCACCTGACCGCGAGCGCGGTCAGTCATCACGTGCGCAAGCTCGAGGCGCTGCTGGGCGTGAGCCTGTTCCAGCGCCATGCGCGCGGGGTCAAGCTGACCCCGGAGGGCCGCCAGCTGGCCGACGCCGCCACCGCCGCGCTGGCCGACGTGGCCGCGGTCGCCGGCGCGCTGCATCCGCAGTCCGAGGTGGTGCCGCTGAAGGTGACCACGCTGCATTCGCTGGCCTACTGCTGGCTGCTGCCGCGCCTGCCCCGCTTCTGCGCCGCCTACCCGCGGGTGCGGGTGGAACTGGATTCCAGTCCGGCGATGGCGCGCTTCGACGACAACGGCCCGGAGATCGGCATCCGCTACGGCAGCGGCGACTGGCCCGGCATCACCGCGCACCACCTGATGGACGACGAGCTGTTCCCGGTCGCCTCGCCTGCGCTCCACGGCCTGCGCGAGGTGTCCACGCCAGCGCAGATCGCGCAGCTACCGCTGCTGGCCGACCTCGGGCTGCAGGGCTGGCGCGAGTGGTTCCGCGAGGTCGGCGTGCACGGCGCGCAGCTGCCGATCGCGCACGTCTTCAGCGACAGCACCGATGTGATGCGCGCGGCGGTCTACGGCCTGGGCGCGGCGCTGGCTCGCAAGCACATCGCCCTGCCCTACCTGCAGCGCTACGAACTGGTGCGCCTGCCCGGCCCGGCCATCCGCGCGCGCTTCGCCTACTACGCCGTGCATGCCACCCATCGCACGCTGTCGCCGGCCGCGCGGCTGTTCATGGACTGGCTCAAGGAGCAGGCCAAGGACACGCGCACGCCGATGCCGGCGGTGCCGGACGAACTGCTCGGTCGCGCACCGGGCTGA
- a CDS encoding bifunctional diguanylate cyclase/phosphodiesterase: protein MLNRDLLFDAIARHAPGPAAGGALLLVRMQRLREYEAVFGYGASDALVDAFAVRLGNCLRDADVQLRIGECDFAVLLPGVRDQHLAMLAAGKIARAFRYPLEAGGRPSRVTVAVGVAMAADAADAEMLCRRADAACASAAHLPEHHALYAGQVRASVGYEDLHRAIQHNELKVYLQPIFALESGALKGFESLARWQDPVLGPVPPDLFVIAAEQTGLIDGLTRWSVNATLRHCAPVFAGNPGLQCALNVSPIALTAGGFVEQMDSALRIWNVNPAQVVLEVTETAFVDNPQQIGQALTRLRAMGLRIAVDDFGVGYSSLSYFRHFHVDELKIDMSFVRDIIESRRMCRLVESIVNMGHSMEAVVVAEGIESSAVWARLRELGCDLGQGYYPGRPAPAEEALAQFVG from the coding sequence ATGCTCAATCGCGACCTTCTGTTCGACGCCATCGCGCGCCACGCGCCCGGGCCCGCTGCCGGCGGCGCGCTGCTGCTGGTGCGCATGCAGCGGCTGCGCGAGTACGAGGCGGTGTTCGGCTACGGCGCCAGCGACGCCCTGGTCGACGCCTTCGCCGTGCGCCTGGGCAACTGCCTGCGCGATGCCGACGTGCAGCTGCGCATCGGCGAGTGCGATTTCGCCGTGCTGCTGCCCGGCGTGCGCGACCAGCACCTGGCCATGCTGGCGGCGGGCAAGATCGCACGCGCCTTCCGCTATCCGCTGGAGGCCGGTGGCCGCCCCTCGCGGGTCACCGTGGCGGTCGGCGTGGCCATGGCCGCCGACGCGGCCGACGCCGAGATGCTGTGCCGGCGCGCCGACGCGGCCTGCGCCAGCGCCGCCCACCTGCCCGAGCACCATGCGCTGTACGCGGGACAGGTGCGGGCCAGCGTCGGCTACGAGGACCTGCATCGCGCGATCCAGCACAACGAACTGAAGGTCTACCTGCAGCCGATCTTCGCCCTCGAGAGCGGGGCGCTGAAAGGCTTCGAATCGCTGGCGCGCTGGCAGGACCCGGTGCTGGGCCCGGTGCCGCCGGACCTGTTCGTCATCGCCGCCGAGCAGACCGGCCTGATCGACGGCCTGACCCGCTGGAGCGTCAACGCCACGCTGCGCCACTGCGCGCCGGTGTTCGCGGGAAACCCGGGCCTGCAGTGCGCGCTGAACGTCTCGCCGATCGCGCTGACCGCGGGGGGCTTCGTCGAGCAGATGGACTCGGCCCTGCGCATCTGGAACGTCAACCCCGCCCAGGTGGTGCTGGAAGTCACCGAGACCGCCTTCGTCGACAACCCGCAGCAGATCGGCCAGGCGCTCACCCGGCTGCGCGCGATGGGCCTGCGCATCGCCGTGGACGATTTCGGCGTGGGCTATTCCTCGCTGTCCTACTTCCGCCATTTCCATGTGGACGAGCTGAAGATCGACATGAGCTTCGTGCGCGACATCATCGAAAGCCGGCGCATGTGCCGGCTGGTGGAGTCGATCGTCAACATGGGCCACAGCATGGAGGCGGTGGTGGTGGCCGAAGGCATCGAGAGCTCGGCGGTGTGGGCCCGCCTGCGCGAGCTCGGCTGCGACCTGGGGCAGGGCTACTACCCGGGTCGGCCGGCACCGGCTGAAGAGGCGCTGGCGCAGTTCGTCGGCTGA